CATAAGCCCAAAAACATTCCCGGAGTTATCCAAACTCCCAAGAACGCTGGAATGACTCCGTTTTCGCCTAAGGATTTGCCCGCAGAATTGAAGATATAGTAGATCAAAACGACTCCGATCGTAATTCCTAAAGAGGCGACTCCCGCAGTCTTTTTTGTAAAATAACCCGCGATCGTTCCGATCAACGTTACGATAATCGTCATCATCGGAAGTGCAAAGACCGAATGTTTTTCGGTAAGAACGTCTCCGTAAGGAAGTCCTTTCTGAATTCTTCTTTTTTGTTCTTCTCCCAATTGGATCAAATTCATTTCTTCAACGGAGCCCGCGGGAACCTTGAAGTAGGTCGGGTCTTCGGGTAACTCGTATTCTTTTTCGTCGAAGGATTCTTGAGAAGATAGATTGAGGTCGTTGTCAAAATGCCATTCTTCAACCCGTTTCATTTTCCAGAGTCTGGTCTCGTAATTGTATTTTGCTTTTAAGGAAGATATCACCGTTTCGGGAGATCCGTCCGGCCGGAGTCGGATATAATTAAATCCTCCGTTGATCTCGTCCTTGTCCGGATCGTAAAAATATAAATAATAGAATCCTTCTTTTCCCTTTACGTGAAACTGATAGACGCTGTTGGCTAACGTTCCCATTCCTTCGGTAAGAGTATCGTGTTCTATCTTCGCGAGTTTGTTGACCGGCCTTACGATAAGCTCCGTTCCTAAGAGCATGATGACCCACATAATAATTCCAAAAAGAATCAGAGGTGTTACGATTCTAAAAAAAGAAACTCCCGCCGCCATCATGGAGACGAGTTCCTTGTTCACTGAAAACTGTCCCACGGTAAAGCAGATCGAAAACATCAAAGACATCGATACAACGGTTGTGGAAATGATCTTGGGAAGACTGTAGAGCAGAAAAAGGGCCACGTGAAAACGAGGCGCTTTCGTTGTCGTAAAGTTTCTCATGTTATCGTTTACCAGGGAGAGTAACATGATTCCGGTCAGAAGAATTACGGTTCCGATAAAGATTTTGAAAAATTCTCCGAATAAATATTTATCTAAAATTTTGAGAGGGAAGAATTCTTTCTTCCAGTATTGAAAGAAGGATTTAATCGGATCGAGTTTGAGAGGGAGTGCGGACATATCTCTGTGATTTTTCGGAACTTCGAACCATTCTTACGAAACTCTGAGAAATGACAATCACAAGAGGATCGAAAAAACGACGGGTTTCCGGTCTATATTTTTGTTCGACACAAGGGAATTCAAAATTTTAGGCCCTTTTTTGAATCCTGGCATACCCTTACCTGCAATTGTGAACTGAATTTTCCCATACTTTGTCGTAACAAAGACAAATCCTCCGTGAAAAGAAAGCCCCACCCTGATTTTGGGTGGCGGGGCGGGCGGTGGAAGGCTCCGGGAAAATTTGCTTTATCAGAAAATCAGTGTTTTTCAAGTAAAAAGTTTCGAATGTAGGAACTCCTATAAAATTCTTATTGGAATCGTGTTGATTCCTAAATCATCCGCGGGTAGGGATTGATCGGCTGGGATTTGGATTCGTTTCCGCGAAGTTTTTTTCGGAAAAGATCAAACTGCAATGAAATTCGCAAATCTTTTTCTTCCAAATTTTATACCTTTGCAAAAGCAAAAGCTCAGAAAGTAGAGAATCCGGATTCTCCAATTCCCCGGACTCGTTTTGCAAACCTAACGAAAGACCGCGAAACTCGTCAGATACAAGGCCCCGCTCAAAATTCCGGTAGCCACGGCGAATCGCATAAGTCCGGGAACGAACCCGTCTGCGGTTTGGAATCGGTCCCAAAGATCCAGACGCTTCTGCAATTTACGTTCTTTTCCCGGGGTTAAGGTCGGATATTCCGATACGACTTTCGAAGGCTCGGGCGCCGGTTCCAATTTTGATTTTGGGTTACGGATCTTTTCAGCCACTTTCGATTCCGCGATCAAAAGTCTTTCCAGACTTGCGTGTTTGAGAGCAAAGAGCGCGCCGAGGGCTTCGTCGATCCACGAGTCCACGACCTCCAGCCATTTTTGCATATTGGCTTCCGTGGCTCGCGTAAATTCAAATTTGCTAAAAGCGGAAGACCAGTCTTTCAACTCCAAATCTTTTAGAAGTTCGGAATCCAATATTATATTTTCCTTATGTTTGTGAACCTCTGAGATGGCTTCGTAAACTTGATTTCCCGCGGCCACAAGACGAACCAATTCTCCACTGCTTACGTGACGATCGGCCGTTACTACAGAGTAGACATTGTTCAACAACGCTCTGCTGTCTTCGATATTGGCTCTGGAATGATCGGCGTAGTGAAGGACTTCCAAAAGGCCTTCTAAATATTCGGGCCAACCCGAGCCGATTTCTTCCGCGGCTTTCCGATGGACCGAACGACATCTTTTATCGTGATCGAAGATGAGGGCTTGAATCGTTTTACAATCTTCTTCCAGACTTTTGATAGCGCTCGGAAGTTCCTTCTTTTTTAATTCGGTTCCCCGAAATCGAATGATCCCGTCGGCCGGAGTATAAAAGCCGTCCTGCAAACCGGTCAGCAAGTTTTTCTCCTTTTCCAAGGAACGAAGTTTTTCCAATTGTTCGGATAAACTCTGAGGATAAAGATTATCCAATTCTTCTTTTGGAGAATCGATCTTATAGTTATAGAATTCTTTCGGAGAAGACGCATAACGCACAAAGGATCTTCCTAAGTAAGTCCCTTTGTAATCGCTGTTGAGATATTCCTTTTTGTAAAACTCATCCACTGCGGTTAGAATCTCCGGATCGTGACTGAATTCCGTTTTGAAGTTGGAGAGAATTTTCTCCGTAAATTTTTCTCGTAGAGATTCCGCGTCGTCGAATATCAGCCAACCGCTTCGATCGTCCAGGGATCTCGGAACGTATCTTTTTTTTGCGTTCGTTTCTCTTTCGTGATTGTAAGGATGAGTCGCCCACATACGCGGAGGCTGCGCGATTTCGGATGTAAAGACACGGTGGTTTTCCGGATTTTGGGACGGCAATTCGGGAACCTTTCCATAATGAGGATTGTTCCAAATTTTTCGAGAGTGATCTATGATCTTAGAATGGATCGGAAAGATATCCTTCGCACCTTTCCCCATTCTTATATGATCCATGATAAATCCTTGTGTTGTTTCCCAGGCTTCGTCCGCTGCTTGCAATTTATGTAATGCATGAATCAAGGCGTCGCTTCCAGTCACGGAGACCGCCACAAGATCGGCTTGGAATTCCATTTCTCTGGAAAGGGCCCTTTGTGCGAGAACCACCAAATTAAAAAAAGATTCCATTGCCGCTCGTAACGACCAGATCACAAGACGGAGGATCCAACCGATCCACGCGACTCGAATGTCAAAACGAGAAACGGAACGTAGAAAATCATCCAGAGCGTCCCTTCTCGCAATCAAGTGAGCCGCGATTTGTTGGGCGATATAAACCCAATTTCCTACGGCCATACTCTTTTGGGCAAAGTGTCCGAACTCGTGAGCCAGGACCGCTTTCAATTCGCTGATACTCAAAACGTTTACGAGAGCGAGTCCGATCTCCAGATTCTTCTTAGAAGGAAAGAAAAAATTGAGCATCGATAGATCATAAAAGACGCAGGCGTTGACTTGTGGGGAAAGAAACACTCGATGTGGTCTCGGAGCTCCGGTTTCGTCCGCCAACTGATAGAGAAACTGAAAGAGTTGCGGTTGGTCTTTTGCGGTGATTTCGTATTCGTCCCCCAGACTTCCCTTTTTTACAAAAAACAAGGCCTTGATCATAAACAAGGAGATCAAACCGGAACCGATGCCCGCGATCCAAGAATAGAGACCCGCGCCCGTTCCAGTTAAACCCTGAAGGATAAAAGAATAAGAAGCCCATGCAAACCATCCGCTCAAGGCGAGATAGACGAGGACAAAGAAGATAAGTCCGATGACGGTCAGCCAAAGATTCCGTTTGTGCGCCTGATTCAATCCTACGAGTTCGGAGGGATTATAACTAGGAGATAAGTGATCCATAACAACGTCCTTATTGATGATTCGGGAATCTTTTAAATTTCGATTTTAAATAGTATAGCCGTAAATGGGAGATATCTGGACAAAAATTCGAAAGAAAATTCTGGAAAAGAAATTTTCCGATTCTTATCATCTCGTTTTTAGAAGAGTTTCTTGGTCGGAACTCCGAAAGGGTTGTAAGAATTGCCTTTCCAAAACGAAGTTTTTGTTAGAACGCGAGAATGAGTTTTCCAGGAAACCCGATCCACAGAAGCGAGCCGTAAGAAGTTCTCGCTTCCTCGGACTTCATCGTATTTTAACTTGTAAGTTAAGAAAGGGGGTGAGGAGAGAAATCTCTTTAAGGAGGGATTTTTGCGGGAGCCCCTACAAAAGGAAATTTTTCTTGGAAAACAAGGATTTTAAGCGCCTTCCTTTCACGTTTTGGTAAATCCATCTTCCTTCGCTAATTTCTCGATCCGAAAGGAAGGTCAATTTTCGATTGACGATTCCGTTTCCGGAAGCGATTCTTCCGAGGGAAAGGAGTCCTTCATGAAATTTCGTTCTCTTCTAATTCTTGCCCTCGTTGTTTCCTTCACTTCCGGAGCCCTTCTCGCGGAAAAATCGACCGACGAACATATCAAAACTCTTTCTTCCGGCTCTGACAGTGAAAAATACGAATCCGCAGTCGCTCTCGGAAAGGGAAAAGAAAAATCCGCAATTCCGGAACTTATCAATCTTCTCAATAGAAACAACGAACCTAAGATTGCAACTGCAGCGGCGATCGCACTCGGTAAAATCGCAGAGTCCGGAGACGCGACGATCGCGTTAAAAAATAAAATTATCTCTTCTGAAAACGGGGACATCGTCTACGCTTCGTTAGCTTCTCTTTTGAACATTACTACGAAGAATGAAAAGCTCGAAGATCCCACAAAAGAAGCGTTTGAATTCGCGGATAAGAATCGCAGAGGAGACGAATACGTTTCCGACTTCTTGGATCTTATCAAAAAGAAATTAAAACTCTAATCTTTCCCTAAGCCCTTGCTGACTCCGCCGGAAATTAGCCGTTATTCACGGAACATTCTTCTGGATGAAGTCAAACGCAAGGGACAAGAAACTCTCAAGTCCTCTCGTGTTGTTGTAAT
This is a stretch of genomic DNA from Leptospira tipperaryensis. It encodes these proteins:
- a CDS encoding LptF/LptG family permease; protein product: MSALPLKLDPIKSFFQYWKKEFFPLKILDKYLFGEFFKIFIGTVILLTGIMLLSLVNDNMRNFTTTKAPRFHVALFLLYSLPKIISTTVVSMSLMFSICFTVGQFSVNKELVSMMAAGVSFFRIVTPLILFGIIMWVIMLLGTELIVRPVNKLAKIEHDTLTEGMGTLANSVYQFHVKGKEGFYYLYFYDPDKDEINGGFNYIRLRPDGSPETVISSLKAKYNYETRLWKMKRVEEWHFDNDLNLSSQESFDEKEYELPEDPTYFKVPAGSVEEMNLIQLGEEQKRRIQKGLPYGDVLTEKHSVFALPMMTIIVTLIGTIAGYFTKKTAGVASLGITIGVVLIYYIFNSAGKSLGENGVIPAFLGVWITPGMFLGLCFWMFRRMNL
- a CDS encoding M48 family metallopeptidase encodes the protein MDHLSPSYNPSELVGLNQAHKRNLWLTVIGLIFFVLVYLALSGWFAWASYSFILQGLTGTGAGLYSWIAGIGSGLISLFMIKALFFVKKGSLGDEYEITAKDQPQLFQFLYQLADETGAPRPHRVFLSPQVNACVFYDLSMLNFFFPSKKNLEIGLALVNVLSISELKAVLAHEFGHFAQKSMAVGNWVYIAQQIAAHLIARRDALDDFLRSVSRFDIRVAWIGWILRLVIWSLRAAMESFFNLVVLAQRALSREMEFQADLVAVSVTGSDALIHALHKLQAADEAWETTQGFIMDHIRMGKGAKDIFPIHSKIIDHSRKIWNNPHYGKVPELPSQNPENHRVFTSEIAQPPRMWATHPYNHERETNAKKRYVPRSLDDRSGWLIFDDAESLREKFTEKILSNFKTEFSHDPEILTAVDEFYKKEYLNSDYKGTYLGRSFVRYASSPKEFYNYKIDSPKEELDNLYPQSLSEQLEKLRSLEKEKNLLTGLQDGFYTPADGIIRFRGTELKKKELPSAIKSLEEDCKTIQALIFDHDKRCRSVHRKAAEEIGSGWPEYLEGLLEVLHYADHSRANIEDSRALLNNVYSVVTADRHVSSGELVRLVAAGNQVYEAISEVHKHKENIILDSELLKDLELKDWSSAFSKFEFTRATEANMQKWLEVVDSWIDEALGALFALKHASLERLLIAESKVAEKIRNPKSKLEPAPEPSKVVSEYPTLTPGKERKLQKRLDLWDRFQTADGFVPGLMRFAVATGILSGALYLTSFAVFR
- a CDS encoding HEAT repeat domain-containing protein, translated to MKFRSLLILALVVSFTSGALLAEKSTDEHIKTLSSGSDSEKYESAVALGKGKEKSAIPELINLLNRNNEPKIATAAAIALGKIAESGDATIALKNKIISSENGDIVYASLASLLNITTKNEKLEDPTKEAFEFADKNRRGDEYVSDFLDLIKKKLKL